One region of Thunnus albacares chromosome 20, fThuAlb1.1, whole genome shotgun sequence genomic DNA includes:
- the ormdl3 gene encoding ORM1-like protein 3 — protein sequence MNVGTAHSEVNPNTRVMNSRGMWLSYILGIGLLHVILLSIPFASVPVVWTLTNLIHNLCMYLLLHTVKGTPFETPDQGKARLLTHWEQMDYGVQFTASRKFLTITPIVLYILTSFYTKYDRAHFVVNTVSLLTVLIPKLPQLHGVRIFGINKY from the exons ATGAACGTGGGCACGGCGCACAGCGAGGTGAACCCCAACACCCGAGTGATGAACAGCAGGGGAATGTGGCTGTCTTACATCCTGGGCATCGGCCTCCTACACGTCATCCTGCTCAGCATTCCCTTCGCCAGTGTACCCGTGGTCTGGACCCTCACCAACCTCATCCACAATCTG tgcaTGTACCTCCTACTTCACACCGTCAAAGGAACGCCCTTTGAGACTCCGGATCAGGGCAAAGCTCGCTTGCTGACACACTGGGAGCAGATGGACTACGGTGTGCAGTTTACTGCTTCGCGCAAGTTCCTAACCATTACACCCATTGTCCT gtatATTCTAACCAGCTTTTACACCAAATACGATCGGGCCCATTTTGTGGTCAACACTGTTTCCTTGCTCACTGTACTCATCCCCAAGCTGCCCCAGCTGCACGGCGTGAGGATCTTTGGGATTAATAAGTACTGA